In Chrysiogenia bacterium, the following are encoded in one genomic region:
- a CDS encoding nitronate monooxygenase codes for MALPELFNTLRLPAVGAPLFIISTPDLVIAQCKAGVVGSFPALNARPAEELEKWLIRINEELDAHNQKNPDSPAAPFAVNQIVHKSNDRLQHDVEVCVKHKVPIFITSLGARKEVNDAAHSYGGIVLHDVINNSFAKKAVEKGADGLIAVAAGAGGHAGTTSPFALVQEIREWFNGPLLLAGSISTGASILAAQAMGADLAYMGTAWIPTEEANADPGYKKMITECAATDIVYSNLFTGVHGNYLKPSIVNAGMDPDNLPESDPSKMNFGSGGNTKGKAWKDIWGCGQGIGAIKQVQPVADVVARLRAEYDAAKNRLAKIS; via the coding sequence ATGGCCCTGCCCGAACTCTTCAACACCCTCCGGCTGCCCGCCGTCGGCGCGCCGCTGTTCATCATTTCCACGCCTGATCTGGTCATCGCCCAGTGCAAGGCCGGCGTCGTGGGTTCGTTCCCGGCGCTCAACGCGCGCCCGGCCGAGGAACTCGAAAAATGGCTCATCCGCATCAACGAGGAACTCGACGCCCACAACCAGAAGAATCCCGACAGCCCGGCCGCGCCCTTTGCCGTCAATCAGATTGTGCACAAGTCCAACGACCGCCTGCAGCATGACGTCGAGGTTTGCGTCAAGCACAAGGTACCGATCTTCATCACCTCGCTCGGCGCGCGAAAAGAAGTGAACGACGCCGCCCATTCCTACGGCGGCATTGTCCTGCACGATGTCATCAACAACTCATTTGCAAAAAAAGCGGTGGAAAAGGGCGCCGACGGACTGATCGCCGTGGCGGCTGGCGCGGGCGGTCATGCGGGCACGACCTCGCCCTTTGCCCTCGTGCAGGAAATCCGAGAGTGGTTTAACGGCCCGCTGCTGCTGGCCGGCTCGATCTCGACCGGCGCTTCCATTCTGGCCGCACAGGCCATGGGCGCCGATCTGGCCTACATGGGCACGGCCTGGATCCCCACCGAAGAGGCCAATGCCGATCCGGGCTACAAGAAGATGATTACCGAGTGCGCCGCAACCGACATCGTCTACTCGAATCTCTTCACCGGTGTGCACGGCAACTACCTGAAGCCCTCCATCGTCAATGCCGGTATGGACCCCGACAACCTGCCCGAGAGCGATCCCTCGAAGATGAACTTCGGCTCTGGCGGGAACACCAAGGGCAAGGCGTGGAAAGACATCTGGGGCTGCGGTCAGGGAATCGGTGCCATCAAGCAGGTGCAGCCCGTCGCCGACGTGGTTGCGCGGCTGCGCGCTGAATACGATGCGGCAAAGAATCGGCTTGCGAAGATTTCCTGA
- a CDS encoding TetR/AcrR family transcriptional regulator, with the protein MPATKRLSREEAKERTREKLLAAGRKIFATRGLEGTQIRDVIGEAGLAIGTFYLHFKSKEELFVAIVEESAARLRQRSRAARRGTGEAGTPTVEQRVENACRAFCEFVVEERDFFRVLFQTDFGAGGRKTSRRLNEIATQELREDIEESFELNYLAPDDRDRLAGAIIGLCTAEGFRIASQKHPDVDASTRFLTRMILGGTLALAQGDK; encoded by the coding sequence GTGCCCGCAACCAAGCGACTCAGCAGAGAAGAAGCCAAGGAACGCACGCGCGAAAAATTGCTCGCCGCCGGCCGCAAGATTTTCGCCACCCGCGGCCTGGAGGGCACGCAGATCCGCGACGTCATCGGCGAAGCGGGCCTGGCCATCGGCACCTTCTACCTCCACTTCAAGAGCAAGGAAGAACTCTTCGTCGCCATTGTCGAAGAGAGCGCCGCGCGGCTTCGCCAGCGCAGCCGGGCCGCGCGCCGGGGCACCGGAGAGGCGGGAACTCCCACCGTCGAGCAGCGCGTGGAGAATGCCTGCCGCGCGTTTTGCGAATTCGTCGTTGAAGAGCGCGACTTCTTTCGTGTGCTCTTCCAGACCGACTTCGGTGCCGGCGGCCGCAAGACCAGCCGCCGCCTCAACGAGATTGCCACCCAGGAACTGCGTGAGGACATCGAGGAGTCTTTCGAACTGAACTACCTCGCCCCGGACGACCGCGACCGGCTGGCAGGCGCCATCATCGGCCTGTGCACGGCCGAGGGCTTTCGCATTGCCAGCCAGAAACACCCCGACGTGGATGCGTCCACCCGGTTTCTCACCCGGATGATTCTGGGGGGCACGCTGGCGCTGGCGCAGGGGGACAAGTGA
- a CDS encoding SDR family oxidoreductase, with protein sequence MSIFKDDILKGKTAYITGGGSGICKGIAETFSAHGANVTITSRKQERLDEAAKEITAKTGGKVLPVAADVRDPDAVQKAIDATVAEFGGIDIVICGAAGNFPIPAAALTDNGFKTVVDIDLLGSWHTCKHAMKHLQAAAKKHGNASIIAITATLQYTGVPFQAHVSAAKAGIDAMIRTLANEWGGSGIRANGVAPGPIDNTEGMKRLAPGEKAREMAMKMIPLGRFGEIQEIADACLFLTSDSARYITGATLIVDGGQWIGGLPLGL encoded by the coding sequence ATGAGCATCTTCAAGGACGACATTCTCAAGGGCAAAACCGCCTACATCACCGGCGGCGGCTCGGGCATCTGCAAGGGCATTGCCGAGACTTTCAGCGCCCACGGCGCCAACGTGACCATCACCAGCCGCAAGCAGGAACGACTCGACGAGGCGGCCAAAGAGATCACCGCCAAAACCGGGGGCAAGGTTCTGCCCGTCGCCGCCGACGTGCGCGACCCCGACGCCGTGCAAAAAGCCATCGACGCCACCGTGGCCGAGTTCGGCGGCATCGACATCGTCATCTGCGGCGCCGCGGGGAACTTCCCCATTCCGGCCGCAGCCCTCACCGACAACGGCTTCAAGACCGTGGTCGACATCGACCTCCTGGGAAGCTGGCACACCTGCAAGCACGCGATGAAGCACCTGCAGGCCGCGGCCAAGAAACACGGCAACGCCTCCATCATCGCGATCACCGCGACGCTTCAATACACCGGCGTGCCCTTCCAGGCCCACGTCTCGGCGGCAAAGGCCGGCATCGACGCCATGATCCGCACGCTCGCCAACGAATGGGGCGGCTCGGGCATTCGCGCCAACGGCGTCGCGCCCGGCCCCATCGACAACACCGAGGGCATGAAGCGCCTCGCACCCGGCGAAAAAGCCCGCGAGATGGCCATGAAGATGATTCCTCTGGGGCGCTTCGGCGAGATCCAGGAAATCGCCGACGCCTGCCTCTTCCTCACCAGCGACAGCGCCAGGTACATCACCGGCGCCACCCTCATCGTCGACGGCGGCCAGTGGATCGGCGGCCTCCCCTTGGGTCTATAA